The Alosa sapidissima isolate fAloSap1 chromosome 12, fAloSap1.pri, whole genome shotgun sequence nucleotide sequence gagacacaaacacgaCTAGCCGCAAACACACCGTAGAGATTTCTGTGAAAGTTCTGAGTCTATCCACAGGCTCATGGGGTTTACATTAATGACcttccctgccacacacacacacacacacacacacaatatgactTTGTTGTGAAAGTGAAGAGGGATGGGATTACCTAATCTCCTTGCTCAAGAGAGTAAATCAGGTGTGTGGGCTAGCAGGGTGACGTCAGAAGAGTGAAATTAGTTAACACAATGCTTCCTGCCTCAAGTGGCTTACCTCATAGAGgtaggtacatacacacacgcacacacagtggtTGTGATGAAGGTGCTTTAATCAAAGTTCACTACCCTCGGGACACAGTTTATTGTTGTGACGGTTCCACAACAGATTGTTGTGATATAACAAAGATGTTGCCATTTACATCAGTTCCCCttgcctggggttgttttggcGTCTTAGATCATAGAGCTTCCTTTTCGCTACAGTGTTGCAATGTGTCAGTTGACTTGAAGTGTCTGTCGAATAGACAAACCAAAAATTAGGAAAAATTAGCTTCGGTATTGCTCAGCATAATGAGAATTTCATGACATCTAATCATTCGAAGTGCATGTCAGAGAAACACATTAATGATAATGAGttgtgtattttattttatgatgttCTGGGCCCAGTTGTTCAAAATAAATCTGATCGGATTTCGGCTATTGGATTGggtcaaatcttgaaaatgggttgttcaaagggaaaaaaaagatccTGAAATCGGATTGGATCACGTAATCTTCATCTTGGTTTTGATccggataaaaccttcactttgtgttgttaaaaacttttgagttggttTGGGATACATTTGATCCAAAAAAATAGGATTACCCTGATCCCAACAGTAGGGTGGATTTCAGGCACAAAATGATTGTTTGTACTTATGTGTTTGTCGTGGATAAGATGAGGGGTCTGATAATAATGGAAGGggatgtttgtattgttttactGTGGTGTTTAGACAACACAGTCAAAGCTACCTCAGGCCACCTATTCAAACTGTTGTTCTTTACACAGCCACGAGGCCAGATTGTGATATAGTTCCATTTAGAAACATAGGTAATCTGGATTTCGTAATCCTGAAAAGGTTGTATCTGGATCAGGTTGATCCAATCCTCAATTGCTTTGAAAAACAGGCATAAAAGAAACATGGATTACCTGATCCTGGATTTCCAAATCCGGATCATTCTTATACAGATTAAACTTTCTGAACAACTGGGCCCTGGTGCCAGTGCGGACAGGATAGGGTAAAGGTTGATGCTCTGCGATGTTCTGGGGCCTGGTCAGTGTTAAGTGCAgtcctctgtgtttgtctgttacTCTGTACGGTACGGACAAAATACGGTACCACTGCGGTACAGTGTAGTTCCAATGAAGTGTGGTACTCTGTGAGGTTCCTGGTACCTGGTTAGTGGTCAGTATGAAGTGTGATTCTGTGATATTCTGGTAGCCAGTGTGGTTAGCCTGAAGCCTGCAAGCCAGTTGCAaataacagacacagacacacaggtgtgtatgtacatataaATAATGTAGAACACTCAAGCCTGATTTCTTATGTTTATTGAGAAaccagaggggaaaaaaaacactcaaatctCAGTTACTCCACAGCTCTTATTAAAGCATTTTAATTCTGCGCTAGAAAAGTGCACTTACAGTTCCACTAGTGTCAGCCCCTTAACCACCCACCTAGaagaacacgcacgcacgcacgcacacacgcacacacacgcgcacgcgcactcGCCTATGGTGAACAAAGTCAGACCACAgacttaaaaataaaaaatctcaaTGGGGACCAACATAAGCACAAACTTACACACAATGTGTGATTAACAGAACTTCTTTCGTACATTGGTCTGTATGCACATTTTAAAAATggaatatttacaaaaatataacAAAGATAATCATGGTAAGACCTTGATGATGCAACAAttatgtatgtacgtatgtgtgtgtgtgtgtgtgtgtgtgtgtgttggggtggggtggggttgggtagGGGGTTGTGTTTTGACAGACAAAGCCATTGAATTCACAGCTGTCTTTTCCGAgaccagacaaaaaaaaaaagtttcactCATATGTGGAACTGATACAGAAATGGGACTGACCAACCAGGTTGAAAACTTCTAGTGAGCATTGCATTTATTTGATCATTTCTTCCATCTTCACAATAGATCTTTTTTGTATAAccttcactttttttttcttcaaaaatATAGATATCGATTTCAAAGTCCTAGCAGATATTTCTACGTTGTACCTATGTACAAAGGTATGTTAGCAGGTAACATAGTGTTCATCATGGAATTCTTCTAGAAGAGTTTGCATGTGAGTCTCTCCACTATTCCAGTTGTGGTAGCTGTTCTTGTCCATGTGCACACAGTACTCACTTGTGTAAGTGTTGTTATTATATTCCAGTTTTGGCACATCTTTATAAGAATGTGGTTCCACTTCAAGTTGCAGAGGGACAACTCAGGATACACGATCGCATGGGTACCGAGCAGAAGCTACATTTGCTTTTGTACCCACtctttacatacacacaggtgaacacacaggtgaacacacacgcacacgcagacacactaATAATTGCTCAAGCATAGATAACTAGGTAAAAAGGTCAAATGAAAGGGGGGAGGTATCATCAGTTATGCCAGCATCACAGTGAGTCAGGGTGACATTACGGGACTTGTGAACCAACCATTCCAAACACTAATGTTACCCCATTTTCATCTCCAATGCACAAAATGATTACCTATGAAATAAACCTTACACGGTGAGAATAGCTGAATTTAGTTGCTGGCAGTAACATATGTCAAGGTTTCCCATAGGGAATGGTTTCAAGTAAGATGACATAAAGCACATCAAACAAAGACAACGCAACAAGGGAAACTACACAACAATGGgtgtaggttttttttttgtgagtaCTACATTAACTAACCAGAAGGTTAGCATCATCACAAAATGTGATTTTAATCTAATCACTCGAAAAAATGTTCATACCAATATGTGGTATGATCACTGTTACTTTATTGCACCATGATATGGAGTTGAACCTCCATTCCCCTTtctaccacacacaaacacacacacacacactcgcatacacacacacacacacacactcgcacacacacacacacacacttgcgcgcacacacacacacacttgcacacgcacacacacgcacacacacacaccttttcattGTTAAAGATTAAATGCATTCACGTAAGTTTACATACTGGTCATACTTTCACCACTGCAGGCATGGAATGCCTTCAGCATGTCTGCAGACTTAAGTAACACttctaaacacacaaacacacacatcgtctctgtctctctctctctgtcagagaGTGATGTAACCCTCTCTAAGCGGAGCTCAGTACTGGAGAATGAGAAGCAGAATCAATGGATGTCCACTGCTGGGAAGTTGTGTGATAAGAGCTCACctttacccccacccccctcctaaTCTCTGCCCAGGCACCTGCCTCTCTGCTGGGGGACAAATCTGTCGAGGACTAGAAAAGGCAAGCCTGAATGGAACTAAGGCTTTTAACGATGCTTCTGTCTGGAGTTAAGATGTGTCCATGTGTGGTGTTGACACGACACCATGAAGGGGttatatacacaaacataatccacacactctctctctctctctcacacacacacacacacacacacaaacaaacttaaACACTCACACGGCAATCCTGCTACCTATAATTAGGGCAAATCATTAAATGAGATCTTAGGAGATGTGTCATGTTAACAAACAGTTGCAATGGGAGGGTGGGGGCACACCCCACATCACAACAACACAATAATAATATATCAGTGAACTCCACACAGCCAGAGACTTCAATGCGTCACACACTGCAGAGGAAGGACAGATATTTCCCCAGAACCAGACCCAGAAGACTGCAGTCAACACCTAAGCCAATAACAAAGCAGGAGCAGCTGTAAAACTCGCCGCCACGGCACTGCAACGCCGCAGACGATACATCAGTGTTTGATACAGCTGCTCAGCCAAAGAAAGCCGACTGTTTCTTCATTTCTTGTCAAAGTGAGGGGCCCTATGGCTAGACAGGAAACACATGGTCACAGAGACAAATAGTGCCAGTATCTGGAATGAAACAAGCAATTTAACAAAGCAAGCTGGAGAAAGGATGCGAGACGACTGTGGACCACAACAGCTCGGTTAGAAAAAGACGAGATTACATTAGAGCCTCTTTTGTCATCACTGCTGAGTGACAGGCTGGCCTTgctatctccctctttctccttccctcctttccTTCCCTCCATACTCCCTtactctcgctctccctctctctacctctcttctctctctctctcaaaaactTTGCTAGAAGTTCATTGGAGTCACACAAACCTGTACCAATCTTCTGTACAGAAGGGATCCAAGGCTGCTCTCCTTCAACAGATCTGTGCGTCTCTATGGCAttcagaaggggaaaaaaaaaccttgaatTCCCCAGTGTAAACACTTAGGGGCGGCTGGATGGTTGCAAAAGCTGCAAGGTCTCATCTATTGAGATGGCATAACAAAGAGATCTACAAACATGCAGCTATTCAAATATCAGAGCGCAGAAACAGTCATGTGCTTTTCTGAGCAAGACGACAAAATCCACTGGGTAAAGATACGGTGTTTTCCCAGTTCAACACCAACTCCATTCAACTCCACTGTATCCATCCATCACATCCATCACCTGCAGCTTCAACTCCTCCACTGTTCCTATGGCAAATTCCACCCTGTGATGGTGTGACGTGATGGTGTGACATGACGAGCCAGAACACGGCCAACTCGACACAGGAGCCATTAAGAGACTCTCCGAGCACGGCCGACGCCTATCAAAACAAGCTCCCAGACTTCAGCACTTTGCAATATAAGCTCAGCTCCACGTGACGACACCTGTGCATTTAGCACACAAATATGTGCAAGGTCCTGCAGGACACCATCTTGCATACTGGTACAGGCTTCTgtgtgcttacacacacacaaacacacagacacatacacacacacacacacacaatacctatTTTACCACAAAGTCTGGTTTTCACTGTCCCCTTTCCAGACAGAGAAACAGTTATTGATATGTTAAACACTAGGCCTTTGACAGTACTTTCAAGTCCCTTCTATATAGTCAACGagaaatcaaacacacacacacacacacacacagacatacacacacaaagcctctgGGAAGGGATCAGCACCGCTCTGCTTAACATcacttcaaacacactcactcacacacataaacacacacacactgagacagaaCAAAGGCCAGGCACCTTGCCAATTAGTATCAGAGTTCATTTGATTCACATGGAAATGCACATGAACTCTGCTCATcaggcacacacgtacacacactatacataaaTATAGAAATTGAGATTTCTTGCTAAGTTTCCTCTACTGTGGAAGAGAGGCCCAAGCAACGAGACCACACCCCCGGTACCGGTGAGAGAGATGTCCATATTTGGGCACTGGGCAGTCAGAGTCCCTCCTCATAGATAGCTGAATAGTGGGAGCTTCAGTTGTCAGTTTTCTCCACACCCAAATCCCTTTCTTTGTCTTTTGATATTTGTTCTAAAGTGCCATTCAAATGCAGGTGAAATGCAGTTtctaagagaaagaaagagtgaaatgtAGTGTTGGCAGACTGAGAGGGAAGAAATGGCTGGGTTACTGGCACACAGTTTTTTGGGGGGAGAGGcactgaggagaggagtgtgtgtgtgtgtgtgtgtgtgtgtgtgtgtgtgtgtgtgtgtgtgtgtgtgtgtgtgtgtgtgtgtgtgtgtgtatgggggggggcagCGTTTGGGGGTTAGGTTTAAGGGGTTCCAAGTCAACTTGTTTATGTtcctttcccctccctccctctgtgtgctctctctctctcgctctctctatctctctatctctcgctctctctatctctctctctgtcttcctttcttcctcttttgtTTGTTATTCCCTGGACTGGTAGAAGAGAATATATCCAGACTCGGAATTCTTGGAAATGTCAGAAGTCAAGCCGTAGAATTCCTCGATGGCCTGTGCATCGATTTTCTGCAACATGAAAGGAAacaaagccagagagagagagtgagagacatgtAAAGACACAAAAGTGAtagtgagagaaagacaaagaaataaagagagagagagagagagagagagagagagagagagagagagagagagacagagacagagaacgaGAGCAAAACAGAGAGATCAAGTGGTCATTGGTTAAGAATGAGCTAAATAGGGATGATTCATGCACACTcaggcagacacaaacacatttgatgTGGGGTACGCACCTCCACTATGTCGTCATCAAACAGCAGCCAGAAGCCGTGGCTCTTCACTATGGTGATGTAATGTCCTCTGTTCGGCCCactgacagtcacacacacgcacgcacacacacacacacacacagtttttcatTAAATGTGAATACAAAAACCCTACCAGTTGTTTACCAGAAGCACAAGGACAAACCGACCACACAGTGGACActtagtgtgtgtgcagcaccCGATAGCCTGAGGGCACATGACTGCGGTGTCAGAGGACCAGACGAAGAGGAGTGTAAACCTCAGAGGCAATAAAACACAACTAATGGAGCCAGTGGTATTGGAGCCAAGGAATATTTCTCTAATGGTGTTTGTTCTTATACACATGTACATGTTTTCTATATGACTGCCGATGCATATGTATactgtagctctctctctctctgtgtgtgtgtgtatgtatatgtatgtatgcttaTTTATGTCTGTGCAGTTGTTTGagagtaggcctatatgagcatgtgactgtgtgtgtgtgtgtgtgtgtgtgtgtgtgtgtgtgtgtgtgtgtgtgtgtgtgtgtgtgtgtgtgtgtgtgtgtgtgtgtgtgtgtgtctacctgcCGCAATGGACCACCACGGCCACCAGGTCGTACATGCGGTCGAGGTTGATGGCGTCACCGGAGGTGTTGAAGAGGCGCAGCTCCAGGGGGAAGACCACGCGGTAGGACAGCTTGGTGTAGCGGTGCAGCTGCTCCATGTACTTAAAGCGCTTCAGGTGCAGGGCCAGGATCATGGGCAGCTTCTTCACCCgcatcctaaacacacacacacacacacacacacacacaggtacatttttaaaagaaaatgtgtttaggACGACACAATCCCTAGTCTTCTTCAGTCACTGCCTTGGCATGCCCCCCAGAACCCCCTAAGATTGTCGGGTACCACTACATGTGTATTTCAgatctttgggaaacactgtgcacagacagacacacacacgcgcacacacacacacacacacacacacacacacacacacacacacacacacacacacacacactaacctttTCTGGGCCTCCTGTTTGCTGCAGCATGTTTCACAGTAGTATTTATACTCACTGCACAGAGTCTCTGTATTACTGAAGTCCCTGCAGGGAGACACGGTAAAAAGAGTGCAAATCAGAAACACTTtaaaacagtatatatatatatatatatatatatatatatatatatatatatatatatatatataacctgGAGGGATTGgcttaattctgaataacggtaATGAAGTAGCTCTGGTAAAAAAAGTTCTCACCGTTCCACATCAatgccagagagggttaaagcggagctagtaatcaaggatctttgtcaatgcttatgaatggtaactataacaaccatagtaggacgacagTTGTgcctggaagcaggcttcacaacaatggaatcaactgtaaacaagacAACTGTACATGCTATCTCTGTTAAGGCCAAAGAAAGATGtagaacaaactgaacaagtcggcttctttttaaacggaactgcttgtttcctttgcgtgctataaaggcatgactattgccaaTAGTGGCAACCAgatgataagcgggataatggccttcgaggtgtcctgttatacagaattaatggataGTTTTCGGGTGGAGAAAACTAGTAATTTGCCTCccccctcgtccattaattccgtataacaggacaccttgaCAGCCGTAATCCCTTACACacactttatgtgtgtgtgtgtggtgagtggtgtgtgtgtgtgtgtggtgagtggtgtgtgtgtgtgtgtgtgtgtgtacctgaggcAGTGTGTTATTGACGTGTTCTGCTCCACGTCCACAGACAGATCAAGGAAGTCCTCATCCTTGCTGCTGACCTGTAGAACAATAAAAAGAAtgcacaggtgagtgtgtgtgtgtgtgtgacctgttgGGAGGGGTGAGGTTCCACTCATGGTTGCACCTGCTTCTCAGTCTTTTCAGACTGAATTTATGaatacatcaacacacacacaaacgcgcacacacacacacgagactcGAGACACACACTCGTCTTTGATATGCTGATAGGGGTGTAGCTCTTAAgagggtgttgagtgtgtgtttggccgTGTGTGTGATCATTTCTCTATGTGTCTATGAAtcagtgtgtgtaggtgggggtcATCTGAGAACGGCCACAGAGAGGACAAAAGCTCCAGACAGAGTGACGCAGACATGGCTTCCcgcaagtgaacacacacacagacacgggtTGTTTTTCAGGACAAACTAATCCAGTCCCCTCAGGTATTTAATTCTGGTATTACTGGACATCAAATGGCACTGCTGGAACTGACACCTACACCATCAGAGTCAGACaaaacagggggggggggggggggggtatgtaagagaagaaaaggagaaaaataaAAGTCATGGAGTAGTTCTGGTGAGGTGACATGGGAAAAGGCTCCAGTGTGAGTTATGCAAACAGGGCTTCCAGCAAGagaacacacttacacagacaagacgacacacacacacacacacacacacacacacacacacacacacacacacacacacacacacacaaacgcagacccataaatgtgcacacacaaacacatatgtgcgcacgcacacacacaaacaaacacacacacacacacaacaaccatgcacacaaacacagacccataaatgtgcacacacaaacacatatgtgcgcacgcacacatgcacacacgcacacacacacacacacacacacacacacacacacacacacacacacacacacacacacacacacacacaaacacacacacttctattccatccccaaacacacacccctggGTCTCACCGTCTCGCAGTTGAGGCAGCGCGTCTCGTTGGTCAGTGTGCCCTGGAAGATGTCATGCACCCACGTGGGCTCGGCCTTGTTGTCGGCGTCGGCCGCGTTGACGGTGTTGTCGCCGGTGATGGCGGTCGTGCCGTTGTTCTTCAGGCGTCCGTTCTGCTTCTCCTGTTTCTTCTCCTCCTGCAGGATGTCGGCCACGGTGTTCAGCAGGTAGTTCAGGAACTCATGCGCGTCCTGCTGCATGTAGTTATCAAACAGGTCTGCAGCacggacacacggacacacacacaaagagagagtgttACAGTTTCAGGGAAGTTCCAGGTATGcaacctaccacacacacaatgtgtgtgtgtgtgtgtgtgtgtgtgtgtgtgtgtgtgcgtgtgtgtgtgtgtgtgtgtatattcaccCCTTTGATTCgattatatatatgtgtgtgtgtgtgtagatgggaAAAAGCAATTTGGGGAAATGCAGAAATATTTATGCGCACACACCAAAGATACCTACAGActgagacatacagtatgtatccatgtgtgtgcatgtctgtgtgaaagacagtgaatgagtgagtggaagtatgtgtgtatgttacagTATGTAAGCTGTATATGTTTGGAAGGAAGGGGTTGAATCTACAGACAGTAATACATTACAGTACAAtaatacgtaagggataatgtatagaacgccggtcattattgggaaaataagtcccaacagggcgaaccggaccccgatgcgcagcggaggggtcttgttccgccctgattCGTCCTCCCTTCCACATTAAACCATCGTATCAGCGTCTCCAAAGTGGAGCAATCAGAATTACGCATTTTAACGGAGGTTTTGAAGGCTTCCCAAACTGACACAGTGTTTTTGGACACGGATTGGATTTGATCCGAAAATCCGTGTTGAAATTGATTCGATGTAGTGTAGCTGCAGCCTCAGACTCACACATACCTGTGGTCAGCAGCCAAGCCAGCACAGAGATATAGGCACAGGTgagcacacagacatgcatagaaaagtacacacacacccacacacaaaagacGCAGAGACAATATCCaccaagtgtgtatgtgtgtgtgtgtgtgtgtgtgtgtgtgtgtgtgtgtgtgtgtgtgtgtgtgtgtgtgtgtgtgtgtgtgggtgtacttgtgtgtgtgtgtggtggggggggatcTGTCAGCTGACCTTACCCCAGCTTTGACAGAGCATGGCATTGTTAATTCATCTGGAGAGAAGCTCAGGATCAGACAGCAGAacaatctctctctatcccccaaTAGCAGCGCTGGCTATCTGAGAGAGCAACCCTTCCCCCTCCTtcactcttcccctcttctctcctgctccagtctctctctctctccctccctccctccctgtttcttattctctctttatttctctctttatttctctctctctctctctctctctctctctaaacctTGCTCATATCACTCACTCGGTGTCttcatcctctctccctctctctctttctttacttTTTCTCTCAGGACTCTTCATCTCCATCAGTAACATGTACTCAGTGAAGCAcacctgaatctgtgtttagCCAACAACACAACTACCAAAAACCCATTCAATTGGGCTCATAAGCAGCACAGCAGGCAACCTGGCATCTGACCCTGCCGTTAGCCCTCCATAAGCAGGTCTAGGAccagtaagtatgtgtgtgtttgtgtgtgtgtgtgtgtgtgtgtgtgtgtgtgtgtgtgtgtgtgtgtgtgtggtgtgttgagagtgagtgagtgagtgagtgagtgagtgagtgagagtgtgtgagtgagtgagtgtgtgtgtgtgtgtgtgtgtgtgtgtgtgtgtgttgagagagagggtgtgtgtgtgtgtgtgtgtgtgtgtgtgtgtctgtattgagagtgtgtgtgtgtgtgtgtgtgtgtgagggcgtgtgtgtgagggcgtgtgtgcattgagagtgtgtttgtgtgtgtgtgtattgagagtgtgtttgtgtgtgtgtgtgtgtgtgtggtcgtgcCCGGCCCTCTCACCATTTTCCTTGCGCAGGCGCGAGATGAACTTCTTGGGCGGGATGACGCCCACCTTCTTCTTCTGCGTGGCGATGCTGTGGAAGAGGTCGGCCAGACAGGTGAGCAggttctccttcttcttctgctGGGCCTTGTACGCCAGCACGTTCTCCCGGAACGGCCGGCAGAAGTACAGCGCCTGCAGCACCGAGTTACAGTAACACGTGTTCCCaaactgagagagggagagcagagagagagagggagggagagagagagagagagagagagagagagagagaaacaaaaacaaaagaaaagagaaagaaaggttaGATGGGTGAGGGAATttggagagtgggagggag carries:
- the usp46 gene encoding ubiquitin carboxyl-terminal hydrolase 46 → MTVRNIASICNMGTNASALEKDIGPEQFPINEHYFGLVNFGNTCYCNSVLQALYFCRPFRENVLAYKAQQKKKENLLTCLADLFHSIATQKKKVGVIPPKKFISRLRKENDLFDNYMQQDAHEFLNYLLNTVADILQEEKKQEKQNGRLKNNGTTAITGDNTVNAADADNKAEPTWVHDIFQGTLTNETRCLNCETVSSKDEDFLDLSVDVEQNTSITHCLRDFSNTETLCSEYKYYCETCCSKQEAQKRMRVKKLPMILALHLKRFKYMEQLHRYTKLSYRVVFPLELRLFNTSGDAINLDRMYDLVAVVVHCGSGPNRGHYITIVKSHGFWLLFDDDIVEKIDAQAIEEFYGLTSDISKNSESGYILFYQSRE